TAAATCAATTTGTGCTTCATCACCAATCTTTCTCGTTGCTTTCAGGCATCGAATAAGAATTTTTGTTTAAAATTCTTCTGGCGGTTTCTTTTTCTTTTTCGTTTATTTTATCTAGGATTGCATTTTCAAGATTCTTTGGTATTTTTCCTTCATTATTTTGATTTTGCTGAGGGTTATTACCTTGGTCACTTTTACCTTCGTTCTGTTGACCGTTTCCTTGATCCTGCTTTTGATCTTTATCTCCTTTCTGATCCTCTCCTTTGTTCTGATCATTACCTCCACCGCCTTTTCCTGAGTTATTCTGCTGGTTCTTCTGTTGTTCTTTTTCTTTTTCCTTTAACTTGGCAATCTCATAGTTTTTTCTGGTTGCCTCACTATATGGATTTTGCTTCAGAGCCTTTTTATAATAATCTGCCGCTTTTTCCGGCTGGTTCATCTGCATATAGGTATTTCCTAGATTATGAAGAGCTGCTGATTTATCGGGAATTGTCTGTGAAAGCTTCTCTGCCTTTTCAAACTCTGCCTTTGCATCCTCATATTTTTTACTCTTGTACAAAGCGTTCCCCATATTGTAGTGAGCCATAAAATCCTTATCGTTGAACTTTACTGCTTCCATGTATTTTGAGGAGGCTCCATCATAGTCTTTACCATCAAATTTCTGATTGCCTTCATGAACCAATGTTCTATAGTTCTCCTGCCCAAACAAGAGGCTTGAGAATGAGAAAGCAACTATTAACGATAAAAA
This genomic interval from Chryseobacterium joostei contains the following:
- a CDS encoding tetratricopeptide repeat protein, coding for MNTKIIFLSLIVAFSFSSLLFGQENYRTLVHEGNQKFDGKDYDGASSKYMEAVKFNDKDFMAHYNMGNALYKSKKYEDAKAEFEKAEKLSQTIPDKSAALHNLGNTYMQMNQPEKAADYYKKALKQNPYSEATRKNYEIAKLKEKEKEQQKNQQNNSGKGGGGNDQNKGEDQKGDKDQKQDQGNGQQNEGKSDQGNNPQQNQNNEGKIPKNLENAILDKINEKEKETARRILNKNSYSMPESNEKDW